The Echinicola jeungdonensis genome segment TTGAGCATTCCATTGCTTTCTCCAACCCATCCTAAGGTTGAGCAAATGATAAGCATCCTGATAAACGGTATTGTTATCATTTAAAGGGATCTTATCGACAAATTGGTGGGTGAAATTAAAATATAATCCTGGCCGGCTTTTCAAATCCAATTGGTTTATCAAAGTATGGGGTGCAACACCGGTCAAATCATTTCCGGAGTAGTCCTCCCCATCCTGGGCATAATCCTTAAACTTAAAAAAGTGACCTGTATAAGCATGGGTTAAATGGACCTCCTGTAACCAAGCCATTTCACAATGTTGCAGCCAATAATCCAATTCCATTTCCATTCCCTTTTGATCAGTGGCCCCGGCATTTCGGAACAGCACCACGCCTTGTTCATTGGTATAGGTGGTAATGGTTTCATCCAATTGAAAGTAAAAAGTCGTGATATTGAAATTCACTCGGTCTTGTCCAAAATGGGACCGATACCCAATTTCATAATTGGTTCCCCTTTCCGCTTCCAAATCCAAGTTGATGGTTCCTTCATTAGTCCGGACTTCGTCAATGGTGGGTGGGGAAAAACCTGCGCTGATACTGGCATGGAGTGCCGAGTAGTCATTGAGTTTACCCAACAAAGCTACCCTTGGCACCAAAACAGGATCAAATTTCCTTTTAGCAGCATATGGAACCCCTGTCGATGCATCTATATTCCTATTGATGTCAAACTTGGAAAAGTTCTCACTCATTCCCACCGTCATTCTCCATTGTGAGGTCCAATCCACCTCCAATTGTTGGAACAAAAAGCCTTGCGTGGTGATCAAATCATCCCCAAAACGGATGGTATCGGCCTTTCCTCCTCTATTCCCATAATTTTGGGCGCTGGTGTTGGAAAATTGATATTCCCCTCCTGCAATTACCCTTACAGGAAAGTCAGCCCAGTGGTCATTCCAGACAAATTTGGTCCTTCCTCCATAGCCATATTGGGTTTCTTTTTTATAGTCCAGGTTAAAGGGGTTTTCAAAATCGGTGGCATTCAGGTAAAAAGTGGATTGGTTGGTCAGTGATTCAGAAAAAGTATAATCATGCATGATCATACCATAAAGGGATTTTTGAAGAATGGAAGCATTTTGCTCAGCAGATCCAGGCCGGGCTTGCTGCCGGTTTTCCTCCAATTGATCGGCATTCAACCCACCTGGGATTTCATAATTTAAATCTGCATAAAGCCATTGAGTAGAAATGGTTTGTTGGGCAGATGGAAAAAAATTCCCTGTCACTTGTAGGACTTTCCGGTCCATAGCACTATGGTCCCGGTATCCATCGGACTTTTGACGGACATAGGATGTACTGATATTTCCATTTTCCAATTGTTGATCCAAACCCAAGCGGTATTTGACCATTCCAAAATCTCCGATAGACAGATCAGTTTCCAGCTTATTTTCCGCAATATCCTGTTGGCTAGTCAGGCTGATCACGCCACCATTTCCAGCTCCATAAATACTCCCAGCAGGCCCTTTGATGATTTCTGCTTCTTCCATATTGGAAAGGTCCAGGATATTCAACGGTGTAGTCCCATCTGGCGCTGTAAAGGGGATTCCATTCCAATACACTTTTACATTTCTTACCCCAAACGGGGCACGAAGTGAACTCCCTCTAATGGATATCCGATAACTTGATGGGGCCCTCTCCTCAAATCGTACTCCAGGTTTGGTATTAAATGCATGTACTGGAGAAATTTCATTAAATCGATGGAAATTTGCCTCACTTACTTTGGAAACTGAAGCTGCCTGTTCCAATAACGGCCTTTCAGATTCAAAACCCGAAACAATTACTTCGGCAAGATTATTAGCTTTGCTTTTAAGTTCAATAGTGTTTACCTGATCCGGAATGAGTTGCACCACTTTTTCCCAATACCCAAAATGGGTCAAACTCGCTTGAGATTTATTTTGGATTTCTAGTTGAACTTTTCCTTCCTGGTTTGAAATATAAGATTCCCCCCTTGAGATTTGTATCTCTACTTCAGGAATTGGAACCTTAGTTTCAGCATCTAGTATGAGGAGTTGAGCTTGCCCAATAGCGATTAAAGGGCACAGCCACATAGAGAATAAAATAAAGTATTTCGTAAAGTTTAGGTTCATTTTTCAAAAATAGGGATTTTTAAAGGCCTAATTAAATCAAATGGGTCAAGGCAAAAAATAAAGTGATGACTGGGCAATCTATTATTTTACTTATGGTAAAAAAATAAAAGCCCGGAATAACTTCCGGGCTTTTAAAGTTTGAAGGAAATCAATTTAACACTTAATGTTCGGCCTTTTTGTTTTTCTTAAACTTTTTCAATCCCAAAACCACAGAAAGGCTGCTACTAGTCAAGAATAATATCATTAAGCCTGACAAGTAGCCCATTCCATATTCGGTCAATCTATTGAAATCAAAAATTAAAATGTTCAAAATTTTTATTAGTAGTATGGCAGAAAGGATGAGCAGTCCCCAGAAAAGTGCTTTAATCATTATTTCTTGATTTTCTTGGAATGGAAACTTCCATCATTTATTTCCTTATTTTGTAACGGTAGTAGTAGTTGGAGTATAAATGCCTAAGGTAATTCCAGCAATTAAACCATTTACAAAAGTAAGTTGAGTAGTTACCGTATAATTTTCAGCATCGCCTGCCATTTTCTTAGCATCAGACACCCCAACTGGAGCCAGACCATAAACCACATAATGGTTCCATTCCGTAACTTCCCTATTTCCTTGCGCACCTTCCCCTACGACAGTAGTATAGGTATAACAAGAGGTTAACAATAAACTGCACATCAGTATACCCCCAATGGATTTTAATAATCTTTTCATAACATTAATTTTTAAAAATTTACTCCTGCATAAGGCTTTTCGGAACCGCCTTGTTTTTTAATGTGGTTTTCTACCTCCACCTATATTTTTGAGTTTTATCCCTACCTTTCTTTTGTTCCTTTAAAGATTTTTATGCCATTTTAAACAGCAACTTTCCAGCATAAAATCCATTGTTAAGAAAACCAAC includes the following:
- a CDS encoding TonB-dependent receptor — its product is MWLCPLIAIGQAQLLILDAETKVPIPEVEIQISRGESYISNQEGKVQLEIQNKSQASLTHFGYWEKVVQLIPDQVNTIELKSKANNLAEVIVSGFESERPLLEQAASVSKVSEANFHRFNEISPVHAFNTKPGVRFEERAPSSYRISIRGSSLRAPFGVRNVKVYWNGIPFTAPDGTTPLNILDLSNMEEAEIIKGPAGSIYGAGNGGVISLTSQQDIAENKLETDLSIGDFGMVKYRLGLDQQLENGNISTSYVRQKSDGYRDHSAMDRKVLQVTGNFFPSAQQTISTQWLYADLNYEIPGGLNADQLEENRQQARPGSAEQNASILQKSLYGMIMHDYTFSESLTNQSTFYLNATDFENPFNLDYKKETQYGYGGRTKFVWNDHWADFPVRVIAGGEYQFSNTSAQNYGNRGGKADTIRFGDDLITTQGFLFQQLEVDWTSQWRMTVGMSENFSKFDINRNIDASTGVPYAAKRKFDPVLVPRVALLGKLNDYSALHASISAGFSPPTIDEVRTNEGTINLDLEAERGTNYEIGYRSHFGQDRVNFNITTFYFQLDETITTYTNEQGVVLFRNAGATDQKGMEMELDYWLQHCEMAWLQEVHLTHAYTGHFFKFKDYAQDGEDYSGNDLTGVAPHTLINQLDLKSRPGLYFNFTHQFVDKIPLNDNNTVYQDAYHLLNLRMGWRKQWNAQWNLEVYSGIENLGNESYSLGNDLNAFGGRYFQPAPKRNYYGGLKVTYQY
- a CDS encoding Bor family protein; amino-acid sequence: MKRLLKSIGGILMCSLLLTSCYTYTTVVGEGAQGNREVTEWNHYVVYGLAPVGVSDAKKMAGDAENYTVTTQLTFVNGLIAGITLGIYTPTTTTVTK